In Vigna unguiculata cultivar IT97K-499-35 chromosome 3, ASM411807v1, whole genome shotgun sequence, a single genomic region encodes these proteins:
- the LOC114179835 gene encoding protein PLANT CADMIUM RESISTANCE 2-like, with product MSLPTSQDAQPPYNEAAATGFPAAYNPKAPAKVEWSTGLCDCFSNFKNCCITCLCPCITFGQIAEIVDKGSTSCGASGALYALVSCLLGCGCVYSCFYRSKMRRQYMLKEAPCWDFFVHCCCETCALCQEYRELQNRGFDMTIGWEGNVERGNHGVSKVPTAPAVQPMTR from the exons ATGTCTCTACCAACCTCACAAGATGCACAACCACCGTACAACGAGGCCGCTGCCACCGGTTTTCCGGCGGCTTACAACCCCAAAGCCCCGGCCAAGGTTGAATGGTCCACCGGCCTCTGTGATTGCTTCTCCAACTTCAAAAACT GCTGCATAACGTGCTTGTGTCCATGCATCACGTTTGGTCAGATTGCAGAGATTGTTGACAAGGGATCAACGT CATGTGGTGCTAGTGGGGCATTGTATGCACTGGTTTCTTGTTTACTTGGTTGTGGTTGCGTATACTCATGCTTCTACCGCAGCAAGATGAGAAGACAATACATGTTGAAGGAGGCTCCATGTTGGGATTTCTTTGTTCATTGCTGCTGTGAAACCTGTGCCTTGTGCCAAGAATATCGTGAACTTCAAAACCGTGGATTTGACATGACCATTG GGTGGGAGGGAAATGTTGAGCGAGGGAACCATGGTGTAAGCAAggtaccaactgctccagcagTTCAACCTATGACTCGTTGA
- the LOC114177413 gene encoding dynein light chain 1, cytoplasmic-like translates to MAEEELERRSNFLKGLIQKKKAIEQQEQHDHLQHNNVRVRASDMPLPLQNAAFRCARHLLDSMPPKKLDSKRLALALKKEFDSSYGPAWHCIVGTSFGSYVTHSVGGFLYFSIDKVYILLFKTAVEPLDHS, encoded by the exons ATGGCGGAGGAGGAGCTAGAAAGAAGAAGCAACTTCCTTAAAGGGTTGATACAGAAGAAGAAAGCCATAGAACAACAAGAGCAGCATGATCATCTACAACACAATAACGTTCGTGTCAGAGCTTCTGACATGCCTCTCCCTCTTCAGAATGCTGCCTTTCGTTGTGCACGTCATCTTCTCGATTCAATGCCACCGAAGAAGCTTGATAGCAAACGCCTAGCCCTCGCACTTAAGAAG GAATTTGATTCTTCGTATGGTCCAGCATGGCACTGCATTGTGGGCACTAGTTTTGGGTCCTATGTTACTCACTCTGTTGGTGGTTTCTTGTATTTTTCGATCGACAAAGTTTATATCCTTCTCTTCAAGACCGCAGTTGAACCATTAGACCATTCATAA
- the LOC114178971 gene encoding protein TIFY 6B-like isoform X2 has protein sequence MERDFMGLNSKEPPTAVKEEINDDGYEDSSGFTKGSIAQWSFSNKVSSIPNLMSFKASQDDKTKKMLSGPITAGLLSILNQDAIESSHKRSAGESQKSFNRDGQGGPHFSLTPFPVQHDANSVHRPHDVKMFSVPNQAISVSMGNPFLNNHFATGGQNMNGTSAKQPLLGGIPVSVPHLVIPNAGAVAGMVESCVKPSPPSAQLTIFYGGTVKVFDDISAEKAQAIMLLAGSSVAIAPSMVQPKVHAPVPVSVSKLAAAGDGVAATQPANTPPGSGISSPISVSSHSGAQSGSGSTSTDEFLAAKTTGVPITPVSIVEPPKIVTATTMLASAVPQARKASLARFLEKRKERVMSAAPYNLNRKSEECAPA, from the exons ATGGAGAGAGATTTCATGGGTCTCAACTCGAAAGAACCACCCACTGCGGTGAAGGAGGAGATCAACGATGATGGCTACGAAGACTCTTCTG GCTTCACAAAGGGTTCCATTGCACAGTGGTCTTTCTCGAACAAAGTATCCTCCATTCCAAATTTGATGTCTTTCAAGGCTTCTCAGGATGATAAGACTAAGAAGATGTTGTCTGGTCCCATAACAGCTGGTCTTTTATCTATCTTAAATCAAGATGCAATTGAGTCTAGTCACAAACGCTCTGCCGGTGAATCCCAG AAATCTTTCAATCGCGATGGGCAAGGTGGTCCTCATTTTTCGCTGACTCCATTTCCAGTACAACATGATGCGAATTCTGTGCATCGTCCTCATGATGTGAAGATGTTTTCGGTTCCCAATCAAGCAATTTCAGTTTCCATGGGGAATCCATTCCTGAATAATCATTTTGCAACTGGTGGCCAGAATATGAATGGCACTAGTGCGAAGCAGCCATTACTTGGGGGAATACCTGTTTCTGTGCCTCATTTAGTTATTCCCAACGCTGGTGCTGTTGCTGGAATGGTTGAATCAtg TGTGAAACCATCTCCGCCTTCTGCCCAACTTACCATCTTCTATGGGGGAACTGTAAAAGTGTTTGATGATATCTCTGCTGAAAAG GCTCAAGCTATCATGTTGTTGGCTGGAAGTAGCGTAGCTATAGCTCCTAGCATGGTCCAGCCAAAAGTTCACGCGCCGGTGCCGGTCTCGGTCTCGAAGTTGGCTGCTGCCGGCGACGGTGTGGCTGCAACTCAACCTGCAAATACGCCACCCGGCTCTGGCATTTCAAGCCCTATATCTGTTTCTTCACATAGTGGAGCACAATCAGGGAGTGGCTCAACCAGCACTGATGAATTTCTTGCTGCTAAAACAACTGGAGTTCCCATCACTCCTGTTAGCATTGTGGAGCCTCCAAAGATAGTCACTGCAACCACTATGTTGGCATCAG CTGTACCTCAGGCTCGGAAAGCATCCTTGGCTAGGTTTTTAGAAAAGCGCAAAGAAAG GGTGATGAGTGCAGCACCATACAACCTGAACAGGAAGTCTGAAGAGTGTGCACCTGCATAA
- the LOC114178682 gene encoding glucan endo-1,3-beta-glucosidase 3-like → MALLLLLFFMLPLSISASGSGDAFIGVNIGLDISDVPGPTEIVALLKAQGIQHVRLYDADRDLLRALAKTGIRVTVSVPNDQLLGIGQSNATAANWVNRNVIAHVPATNITAICVGSEVLTTLPNAAPILVSAINFIHSALVAANLDQQIKVSSPHSSSIILDSFPPSQAFFNRTWNTVMVPMLNFLQTTGSYLMLNVYPYYDYQQANDAIPLDYALFRPLPPNKEAVDSNTLLHYTNVFDAVVDAAYFAMSDLNFTNIPIVVTESGWPSKGDSSEPDATVDNANTYNSNLIRHVLNNTGTPKHPGIAVSTYIYELYNEDLRSGPFSEKNWGLFYANGEPVYTLHLTGAGTLFANDTTNQTFCVAKSNADTKMLQAALDWACGPGKVDCSPLLQGQTCYEPDNVVSHSTYAFNAYYQKMDKSPGSCDFKGVASITTTDPSHGSCIFPGSHGRKGTRVNGTSLAPSNSSSSGCLPQYYYNDGFFTSSLGLVVLLLCAVM, encoded by the exons ATGGctctgctgctgctgctgttcTTCATGCTGCCACTCTCAATTTCTGCATCTGGGTCTGGAG ATGCATTTATTGGTGTCAACATTGGTTTAGATATATCTGACGTGCCAGGTCCAACAGAGATTGTTGCTCTTCTGAAAGCTCAAGGTATCCAACACGTGAGACTCTATGATGCTGACCGAGACTTACTTCGTGCACTTGCCAAAACAGGAATCCGTGTAACCGTTTCTGTTCCCAATGACCAATTACTTGGCATTGGTCAGTCCAACGCTACTGCAGCAAACTGGGTTAATCGAAATGTCATAGCTCATGTCCCTGCTACTAACATCACTGCCATATGTGTTGGATCTGAGGTTCTAACTACTCTCCCAAATGCAGCCCCTATTCTAGTCTCTGCCATAAATTTCATTCATTCTGCTCTTGTTGCGGCTAATCTAGATCAGCAAATTAAAGTCTCTAGTCCGCACTCTTCTTCTATCATCCTTGATTCTTTCCCTCCTTCCCAGGCATTTTTCAACCGTACATGGAATACAGTCATGGTTCCCATGCTTAACTTTTTGCAAACAACAGGTTCATATCTTATGCTCAACGTGTATCCATATTATGATTACCAGCAGGCCAATGATGCAATCCCACTGGATTATGCTTTATTCCGTCCCCTACCTCCAAATAAGGAAGCTGTTGATTCCAACACTCTGCTGCATTATACTAATGTTTTTGATGCAGTTGTTGATGCTGCTTATTTTGCAATGTCGGATTTGAACTTCACCAATATCCCTATTGTGGTGACTGAGTCAGGATGGCCCTCCAAAGGCGACTCATCTGAACCTGATGCAACTGTTGATAATGCCAACACTTACAACAGTAACTTAATCAGACACGTCCTTAACAATACGGGGACTCCTAAACATCCTGGGATTGCAGTTAGCACCTATATTTATGAGCTTTATAATGAAGACTTAAGATCAGGTCCATTCTCAGAAAAGAACTGGGGGCTATTTTATGCCAATGGAGAACCGGTGTATACCTTACACTTGACTGGTGCTGGTACTCTTTTTGCAAATGATACAACAAACCAAACCTTTTGTGTCGCAAAGAGTAATGCTGACACTAAGATGTTACAGGCAGCACTTGATTGGGCTTGTGGACCAGGGAAGGTGGATTGTTCCCCTTTGCTGCAGGGTCAAACATGTTATGAACCGGATAATGTAGTTTCACATTCTACATATGCTTTCAATGCATACTATCAGAAGATGGATAAATCGCCGGGTAGTTGTGATTTCAAAGGCGTTGCATCTATCACTACCACAGACCCAA GTCACGGTTCTTGTATATTTCCAGGAAG TCATGGGAGAAAGGGAACCAGAGTAAATGGAACATCACTGGCACCATCTAATTCCTCAAGTTCGGGATGCTTGCCACAATATTACTACAACGATGGATTTTTCACAAGCTCGTTGGGTCTGGTTGTTCTACTTTTATGTGCAGTTATGTAG
- the LOC114178971 gene encoding protein TIFY 6B-like isoform X1 produces MERDFMGLNSKEPPTAVKEEINDDGYEDSSGFTKGSIAQWSFSNKVSSIPNLMSFKASQDDKTKKMLSGPITAGLLSILNQDAIESSHKRSAGESQKSFNRDGQGGPHFSLTPFPVQHDANSVHRPHDVKMFSVPNQAISVSMGNPFLNNHFATGGQNMNGTSAKQPLLGGIPVSVPHLVIPNAGAVAGMVESCNSVKPSPPSAQLTIFYGGTVKVFDDISAEKAQAIMLLAGSSVAIAPSMVQPKVHAPVPVSVSKLAAAGDGVAATQPANTPPGSGISSPISVSSHSGAQSGSGSTSTDEFLAAKTTGVPITPVSIVEPPKIVTATTMLASAVPQARKASLARFLEKRKERVMSAAPYNLNRKSEECAPA; encoded by the exons ATGGAGAGAGATTTCATGGGTCTCAACTCGAAAGAACCACCCACTGCGGTGAAGGAGGAGATCAACGATGATGGCTACGAAGACTCTTCTG GCTTCACAAAGGGTTCCATTGCACAGTGGTCTTTCTCGAACAAAGTATCCTCCATTCCAAATTTGATGTCTTTCAAGGCTTCTCAGGATGATAAGACTAAGAAGATGTTGTCTGGTCCCATAACAGCTGGTCTTTTATCTATCTTAAATCAAGATGCAATTGAGTCTAGTCACAAACGCTCTGCCGGTGAATCCCAG AAATCTTTCAATCGCGATGGGCAAGGTGGTCCTCATTTTTCGCTGACTCCATTTCCAGTACAACATGATGCGAATTCTGTGCATCGTCCTCATGATGTGAAGATGTTTTCGGTTCCCAATCAAGCAATTTCAGTTTCCATGGGGAATCCATTCCTGAATAATCATTTTGCAACTGGTGGCCAGAATATGAATGGCACTAGTGCGAAGCAGCCATTACTTGGGGGAATACCTGTTTCTGTGCCTCATTTAGTTATTCCCAACGCTGGTGCTGTTGCTGGAATGGTTGAATCAtg TAACAGTGTGAAACCATCTCCGCCTTCTGCCCAACTTACCATCTTCTATGGGGGAACTGTAAAAGTGTTTGATGATATCTCTGCTGAAAAG GCTCAAGCTATCATGTTGTTGGCTGGAAGTAGCGTAGCTATAGCTCCTAGCATGGTCCAGCCAAAAGTTCACGCGCCGGTGCCGGTCTCGGTCTCGAAGTTGGCTGCTGCCGGCGACGGTGTGGCTGCAACTCAACCTGCAAATACGCCACCCGGCTCTGGCATTTCAAGCCCTATATCTGTTTCTTCACATAGTGGAGCACAATCAGGGAGTGGCTCAACCAGCACTGATGAATTTCTTGCTGCTAAAACAACTGGAGTTCCCATCACTCCTGTTAGCATTGTGGAGCCTCCAAAGATAGTCACTGCAACCACTATGTTGGCATCAG CTGTACCTCAGGCTCGGAAAGCATCCTTGGCTAGGTTTTTAGAAAAGCGCAAAGAAAG GGTGATGAGTGCAGCACCATACAACCTGAACAGGAAGTCTGAAGAGTGTGCACCTGCATAA
- the LOC114178683 gene encoding F-box protein SKIP28, giving the protein MAESSKAVSLTVEQEQPEAKPPHEAMFLVLTYLPVYEVVLMSQLCTSLRDAVNNDILPWLNVTVERPLSWRLNDEILLKVTSKANGRLKILTLISCTRVTDEGLQRVVQQNPLINKLRIPGCTGITPEGVLRAVKTLCQKSNCLKTLSINGIYNVQKDHLDMLMMNLRKNQSTEEQQKQQPVYYHERGSLSVFKDEESQRLIDLDICPRCSEVRMVYDCPREHCMRREWPPSPCRGCKFCIPRCENCGGCIECGEVEEGACEDIFCLECWLQLPKCSFCNKPYCKQHSNWWCTSSDSSLICKVCDENSHGYTYTDVL; this is encoded by the exons ATGGCAGAGTCCTCCAAGGCGGTTAGTTTAACTGTTGAGCAGGAACAACCTGAAGCAAAGCCTCCTCACGAGGCTATGTTTCTGGTCTTGACATATCTTCCTGTGTACGAGGTTGTGCTCATGTCTCAGCTTTGCACATCACTCAGAGATGCAGTCAACAATGACATATTACCATGGTTGAATGTTACTGTTGAAAGGCCTCTCAGTTGGCGACTCAACGATGAGATTCTATTAAAAGTCACCTCCAAGGCCAATGGTAGGCTCAAAATTCTCACTCTCATCAGCTGCACTCGTGTTACCGATGAAGGGCTCCAAAGGGTCGTGCAACAAAACCCTCTCATAAACAAG CTGCGTATACCAGGGTGCACAGGTATAACCCCTGAAGGAGTTCTCAGAGCCGTGAAAACACTATGCCAAAAAAGCAATTGCTTGAAGACCTTAAGTATAAACGGAATTTACAACGTACAGAAGGATCATCTTGACATGCTTATGATGAACCTGAGAAAGAATCAATCAACAGAGGAGCAGCAAAAGCAGCAACCTGTCTACTATCATGAACGAGGTAGCCTTTCGGTATTTAAGGATGAAGAGAGTCAACGGCTCATTGATTTGGACATATGCCCCAGGTGCTCTGAGGTGAGGATGGTTTATGATTGCCCCAGAGAGCACTGCATGAGGAGGGAATGGCCACCATCCCCATGTAGGGGTTGCAAATTTTGTATTCCAAGGTGTGAAAACTGTGGTGGATGCATCGAATGCGGAGAAGTGGAAGAGGGAGCTTGTGAAGATATATTCTGCCTTGAATGTTGGTTACAGCTTCCAAAATGCAGTTTCTGTAACAAACCATATTGTAAGCAACACTCAAATTGGTGGTGCACTTCTTCAGACTCTTCATTGATCTGTAAAGTTTGTGATGAAAACTCTCACGGATATACCTATACTGATGTTCTATAA
- the LOC114177384 gene encoding DNA-directed RNA polymerase III subunit RPC4-like, with amino-acid sequence MDSEPSPQVKRKHKFAPRAPPRLVPKKEVKTEVVEDAQADANQAKDLLRRFNESAMKARNKVEKKVSASQIAFGYGGESTLKSYGIARGGRSVNINQNSASSVVAEKEYTEPWDYYSNYPVTLPLRRPYSGNPELLDEEEFGEAAESRTYDEDASNSAMELGLLEENLEANMFLVKLPPKLPMVIQSTTDGGKEVNPKSKPPGGSKKVEKFCELKDLPSGFMGKMLVYKSGKIKLKLGNTLYDVSSGMNCAFSQDVVAINTAEKNVCTIGEISKHVTVTPDIDDILDNLSY; translated from the exons ATGGATTCAGAGCCTTCTCCGCAAGTCAAACGGAAG CATAAATTTGCACCACGAGCACCACCGCGTCTTGTTCCAAAGAAAGAAGTTAAAAC CGAAGTAGTTGAGGATGCTCAGGCTGATGCGAACCAGGCTAAGGATCTGCTGCGGCGTTTCAAT GAGAGTGCTATGAAGGCAAGGAACAAGGTTGAGAAAAAAG TGTCAGCTTCACAAATTGCTTTTGGTTATGGTGGTGAATCAACTTTGAAATCATATGGTATTGCCAGGGGTGGGAGAAGTGTCAACATCAATCAGAATTCAGCATCTAGTG TGGTGGCAGAGAAAGAATACACAGAACCATGG GACTATTACAGTAATTATCCAGTAACTCTTCCTTTGAGGAGGCCATATTCTGGAAATCCAG aGCTTCTTGATGAGGAGGAATTTGGGGAGGCTGCAGAGTCCAGAACATACGATGAAGATGCATCAAATTCAGCAATGGAGTTAGGCCTTTTG GAGGAAAACCTAGAGGCAAATATGTTCTTGGTTAAATTGCCTCCAAAATTGCCTATGGTTATACAATCAACTACTGATGGAGGCAAAGAAGTTAATCCAAAATCTAAACCTCCTGGAGGTTCAAAAAAAGTGGAGAAGTTTTGTGAGTTGAAAGACTTGCCATCTGGCTTCATGGGTAAAATGCTGGTATACAAAAGCGGTAAAATCAAGCTCAAGCTTGGCAATACCCTTTATGAT GTTTCTTCGGGTATGAATTGTGCCTTTTCCCAAGATGTGGTTGCTATCAATACGGCTGAAAAAAATGTGTGCACCATTGGGGAGATAAGCAAACATGTTACGGTAACCCCGGATATAGATGACATACTTGACAATTTGTCTTATTAG